One genomic window of Pseudanabaenaceae cyanobacterium SKYG29 includes the following:
- the mgtA gene encoding magnesium-translocating P-type ATPase gives MRNTQTRTRPRRASTHEIAWENAKLSLRVLEEASADIEAVLRSLKASPQGLTEDEVRERLRKYGKNEVRHEKPPAWYMQLFKAFNNPFVWILVVLASVSFVLDYLLAEPGEGSLKTVIILSIMVLVSGFLRFFQEYRSTQAAEKLKAMVSTTATVIRRDRLDTRGTRREVPLSELVPGDIVALSAGDMIPADVRLLSAKDLFVSQAVLTGESLPVEKYDTLGSVVEKRADVVVAHDQVSVLDIPTVCFMGTNVVSGTATAVVVSTGDHTYFGSLAKNIVGRRVLTSFEKGVNRVSYLLITFMAVMVPIVFLIQWFTKGEFLDAFLFSLSIAVGLTPEMLPMIVTANLARGAVVMAKQKVVVKRINAIQNFGAMDVLCTDKTGTLTLDKIILERHVNIHGYEDDEPLEYGYLNSYYQTGLKNLLDVAVLEHVELNTSLRPAENYAKIDEIPFDFVRRRMSVVVQPLTEQAEGKHILICKGAVEELFNICTHAKYQGEVMPMNDFVRMEGMRVTQRLNEEGFRVIAVAYKEMPIPMDTVPSYGIQDEWDLTLVGYLAFLDPPKDSAIEAIAALQDNGIKVKVITGDNDIVTRKVCQEVGLAIEGVLVGSQIENMGDAELMEQLDSTTVFAKVSPLQKARIVRLLREQGHTVGYLGDGINDAAALRDADVGISVDTAVDIAKESADIILLEKNLMVLERGVIEGRRTFANILKYLNMTASSNYGNVFSVLGSSAVLPFLPMQPIHLLIQNLIYDLSQTTIPFDSVDKEFLMKPQKWNVPNIGRFMLFIGPISSIFDYATYILMWFVFSANTPEEVKLFNTGWFVEGLLSQTLVVHMLRTAKIPFVQSWPSLPVLLSTGTAIVAGMIIPFTPLGESVGMVPLPADYFGWCWAILLSYCALTQFLKGFYIRTFGTWL, from the coding sequence ATGCGAAACACGCAAACTAGAACCCGTCCCAGGCGGGCTAGCACCCATGAGATAGCCTGGGAAAACGCCAAATTGTCCCTGCGGGTATTAGAAGAAGCTAGTGCAGACATTGAGGCTGTGCTGCGCTCTCTCAAGGCTAGTCCGCAGGGCCTAACGGAAGATGAGGTGCGCGAACGCCTGCGCAAGTATGGCAAAAATGAAGTGAGACATGAAAAGCCACCTGCTTGGTATATGCAGCTGTTCAAGGCTTTCAATAATCCCTTTGTCTGGATATTGGTGGTGCTGGCTAGTGTTTCTTTTGTCTTGGACTACCTGCTAGCTGAACCAGGAGAAGGCAGCCTCAAAACCGTGATCATTCTCTCGATCATGGTGCTGGTGAGTGGTTTTCTCCGCTTTTTCCAAGAGTATCGTTCTACTCAAGCGGCAGAAAAACTGAAGGCTATGGTGAGTACTACTGCTACAGTGATTCGCCGCGATCGCTTGGATACCAGAGGCACAAGACGGGAAGTGCCTTTAAGTGAACTAGTACCAGGGGACATCGTGGCATTGTCGGCAGGGGACATGATCCCAGCAGATGTGCGCTTGCTCAGCGCTAAAGACCTCTTTGTCAGTCAGGCGGTACTCACAGGCGAATCTCTGCCGGTGGAGAAATATGACACTCTCGGCAGTGTGGTAGAAAAGCGGGCTGATGTGGTGGTAGCTCATGATCAGGTGAGTGTGTTGGACATTCCTACTGTGTGCTTCATGGGCACAAACGTAGTGAGTGGTACAGCTACTGCTGTCGTAGTTTCTACTGGCGATCACACCTACTTTGGTTCACTGGCAAAGAATATCGTTGGCAGACGCGTCCTCACTAGCTTTGAGAAGGGTGTGAATCGGGTGAGCTATCTCCTGATTACCTTTATGGCAGTGATGGTACCGATCGTCTTCCTGATCCAGTGGTTTACCAAAGGTGAGTTTTTGGATGCGTTTCTGTTCTCCCTGTCCATTGCGGTGGGCTTGACACCGGAAATGTTGCCGATGATTGTAACTGCCAATCTGGCAAGGGGAGCAGTGGTAATGGCGAAGCAGAAAGTAGTCGTTAAGCGCATCAATGCCATTCAGAACTTTGGGGCGATGGATGTACTCTGCACTGACAAAACGGGGACATTGACTTTGGACAAAATCATTCTCGAGCGCCATGTGAACATTCATGGTTATGAGGATGATGAACCGCTGGAATATGGCTACTTGAACAGCTACTATCAAACGGGCTTGAAAAACCTGCTAGATGTAGCAGTGCTGGAACATGTGGAACTCAATACTTCCCTCAGACCAGCGGAGAACTACGCCAAGATTGATGAAATTCCCTTTGACTTTGTGCGGCGGCGCATGTCTGTCGTGGTGCAGCCCTTGACGGAGCAGGCAGAGGGTAAGCATATCCTCATCTGCAAAGGAGCGGTAGAGGAACTATTCAATATCTGCACCCATGCCAAATATCAAGGGGAAGTGATGCCCATGAATGACTTTGTGCGCATGGAAGGTATGCGAGTTACCCAAAGACTCAACGAAGAAGGGTTTAGGGTGATTGCTGTTGCCTACAAGGAAATGCCAATCCCGATGGATACTGTGCCCAGTTATGGTATTCAAGATGAATGGGATTTAACTCTAGTTGGTTATCTGGCATTCCTTGACCCGCCTAAAGACAGTGCTATTGAGGCGATCGCCGCTTTGCAGGACAATGGCATCAAGGTCAAAGTCATCACTGGGGACAATGACATCGTTACCCGCAAGGTCTGCCAAGAAGTCGGTTTGGCGATTGAGGGGGTATTAGTAGGTAGTCAGATTGAAAACATGGGTGACGCCGAACTCATGGAACAACTAGACAGCACTACTGTATTTGCCAAAGTCTCCCCTCTACAAAAGGCGCGGATTGTGCGACTCCTGCGGGAGCAAGGGCATACCGTAGGTTATTTGGGGGATGGCATCAATGATGCGGCGGCATTGCGGGATGCTGACGTGGGCATCTCCGTTGATACAGCGGTGGACATTGCCAAAGAATCAGCAGATATTATTCTGCTAGAGAAAAATCTCATGGTGCTAGAGCGGGGTGTAATTGAGGGACGGCGTACCTTTGCCAACATTCTCAAATACCTCAACATGACTGCTAGTTCCAACTATGGCAATGTCTTTAGTGTGCTCGGTTCGAGTGCGGTTTTACCATTCCTACCCATGCAACCTATTCACTTGCTCATCCAAAACTTAATCTATGACCTCTCCCAAACCACCATTCCTTTTGACAGTGTGGATAAGGAGTTTCTGATGAAACCCCAGAAATGGAATGTGCCTAATATTGGCAGGTTTATGCTGTTCATTGGTCCTATCAGTTCCATTTTTGACTACGCCACCTACATCCTCATGTGGTTTGTATTTTCTGCTAACACACCAGAGGAAGTAAAACTGTTCAACACAGGTTGGTTTGTGGAAGGTTTGCTGTCCCAAACCCTAGTCGTACACATGTTGCGCACGGCTAAAATCCCCTTTGTCCAAAGTTGGCCCTCTTTGCCTGTGCTGCTTTCCACTGGTACAGCGATCGTGGCGGGGATGATTATTCCTTTCACGCCACTAGGGGAAAGTGTGGGGATGGTGCCTCTACCTGCTGATTATTTTGGCTGGTGCTGGGCAATTCTTTTGTCCTATTGTGCGCTGACTCAATTCCTCAAAGGGTTCTATATCCGCACCTTTGGTACTTGGCTGTAG